The Corylus avellana chromosome ca11, CavTom2PMs-1.0 genome contains the following window.
CCTTATAAAGAATTAATATAAGACTTAGACCCTATATACACCCTTATAATTCACCTTAAGGCTTCGAAAGAAGATTATAGCGATGTGAAAAAGGGAAATGATcagataataaataaaaaagtgaatattgaatttataaatatCATGTTGTTATGAATGAATGGAAATAAGTAAAACTCCACACATtcacttttaaagaaaattaagtgGAAACTTTATTTACCCCTTTAAACTACCAAACACTTTTCAATTCGATCTAGTGAGACGGGGAACCAAATAGGTTCAATATATATGGAACCATTTTGGTTGATTCAATTCTTGAAATACAGAATTTTtcgtaacatatatatatagtatcgCATAATAAGGATTCAATATGGAACTTAGTACTCATGAATGCTTTTATAATCTATTATTTACGCGATGTAGAACTAACTTTTTGGAATATCACAATGCAAGTGAATGTGTATATGAATATTGTGCTTAAGGCTTCGTACTAAGATTGCAGCGACGTGGAAAAGGGAAATCAGATagataacaaagaaaaaaaagcgaAAATTGAATTTATAGATAGTGTAGAGGTCTGATTAACCTTTGGGAAGGGGTGTGGTCAATTCTGAATTTTCTGGTTTTGGCATAATCTTCCAAGCTCAGCTCATGAAGCTCTTTTGGGTCATTTGGGACAGGTACCTTCCACTTCCTTATAGCAGCCACAAGCACCTGACCTATTCTAGTGAGAGGACTCTCTGCAGCCACTTTGTGCCTATACAATGGAGTGCCAACCAAGAacaccaaaacagaaaacaagagCGCAACTGTTGGAAGGCCATAGCCAAGGCTCCAGCCTACATTGTCTTGTATGTAAATAACTATGGTGTTGGAGAAGAGGGTGCCAAAGAAAATGCTGAACATCCACCAATTGAAGAAGGAGAGCTTCTGGGTCCTTTCCTTGGGTTCAAAGTCATCAAACTGGTCTGCACCCATGGTTGAAATGTTGGGCTTGGTTCCACCAGTCCCAACAGCAATTATGTATAAGGCACAATAGAAAATTCCCACTTGCAAAGATGAGGCCCTTTTATTGCAGTACTCTTCTTTTATCCCATTACTACAAGATGGTGGTCTTAAGGCTGGTACTGAGACTGCGAGGGTTAAGAGAGTCATTCCCTGTGTATAAATGTTAGAGGGATATTGTGTCACTTTGAATTAATGGAAATAAGTAACATATATTCATgtttaaactaaattaaaaaagaaaacttcacttatctcTCTAAACTATTAAGCGTTTTTTTAATGTCTcgttaaactttaaaaatttgcaatgtgagGCTTCTGATATTTCAACCTCTTTCAATCACTTCTTACTTGCCAATTTTTTTCGTTAACTTAAATAGCCAATATGTAAAATGTCCGTTTTACTccataaaattgttaaaaatataattatgcccttattactaaaaaaaaaaaaagaaaatcagaaaaatgaaataaaaaaggacGACCCACGGCcacgttttctttttctttctttttcacttttttattttattttatttttacatgttttaaagataaatatcaatttaataaattgggttaaagaaatttatttgaatccaattgaaaaaaaaaaaaaaaaaaaaaaattgctcaaattgcaaacccaaatttttttaggcCCTAGAGTTTGCCTGCATCTCAATCGGCCTATTGCAATTAAACCATGTTAGACTTCAGTCAACTTAATACAAAtctaatatgaaattaaagaattatgatttaataaaataaaatttggggcCAACCAGATTGACCCGATTAGACATGAttaataaatgggtcaattTTTGGTTAACGCACTTAACCTATGCATAACCcgtataaattaaaatatgtttaCTCTTAAATCCTAAAGTCtaggacaaaaaaaattacctttacTCCTGTCCCTAGTTATAAAGATATAACTTTAGTAGTGGAATTAATTTTCATTCTCAATAACTAAGAATTATTGTGTATAAGATGTAATTTTCATACTAggaattttgttaattaaattggttatgCATGTCGGGTCAAGTCAACCTAGCACGACCTGTTTATTAAACGAGTTATGTGTATCAGGTCGAATCACCCACCTATTGAAATGAGCCGTGTCAGGGTTGAGATTCACCAGTTTACTTAAATGAGTTGAATTTGAATTGACCTTATAGTCCAATACTCAAGCTTTGACACAACCTAAACTCAACCCACGAACATGGATTGACACCCATTTGAGACTAATTGATTAATTTGACTCTTCtactcctctccttcctctatTTACTTAACAaaacaccaaatatatatacatatatatatggcttGATCGATTTAATTGGAATAATTCGAGATTTACCATGAGATAAATTGCTGAAGCAATGACAAAAGTCCAATATCGGCCAAGATGAGCATCTGCTATGTAAGCACCTAAAATGGGTGTCATCCAAACAGTTCCAACCCAGTTGGTGACATTGTTTGAAGATTTTACAGTTCCTTCATGGAGCTTCGTTGTTAAATATTGCACCAGGTTTGATGCAATCCCATAATATGCCATCCTCTCAAACACTTCATACCCTACATatttacacaaacaaaacaagactTCATATCTATATAACATCTCAGCAGAaggattaatatatataagctcGGAATCTCTATAAGGTAGAGAAAAAGACAGTGAAATTAAAGCTAGCTATATATACAATAGTATTACCAACAATGAAGGAACAAGCTCTCCATCCCCCAGTGTTTGATCTTGAAATGGGTCTGCCTTTGAGATCCACAGTCCCATCTTGTGTGTAATCCTCTCTTCCATCTGCAGGCCCTTTCTCTTCTACCGTTGCCATCATGGTAGCTAGAGAGAAGAGCTTAATTAATTTGGTAGCTTCACATCATGTGAGCTTATATAAgcttttttataaaagttttggtAGCCAAGCACCTTTACCACCTCCAAATATCATacattttccattttctttccttttcaccttttttttttttttttttttttttttttgggaggttGTTTAAGAACCAATTTTTCTACATGCATGTCAAATCACCAGTTCAGTtgtcctaaaaatttaagcGAATACGAAAGTTAAATTGTAGAATCAAGGTTTAAACTCATAACTTTTTCTGATAGTATGTTAAGagcatatttgaaattgtgtttaagaaatagagcttttaagtcaaaaaaatgttttttttgggaaagcctttatttttatgcttttgtcaaaaatgcgttttgacaatttttagaacctatttagaattgcgtttgagaaatagagcttttaagtaaaaaaaaagaagatttttttggcaatttttagattttttgaacccttaaaagcaatttcagtatttttttttttaccaaacttgtacttttttcttcaaacagtctttttaagtattaaactCACTCTTAGGCTTCTCAAACGTACACTCAAACAACCtcttaggctttttgaacccttagaagcgctttcaatttttttttaccaaacatgcattttttttaaaaaattttaaaacgggctttttgagtgttaaaaacgcacttttaggcttCTCAAATGCACATTCAAGCAGGCCCTAAATCATTAGctgtcccaaaagtttaaactgataaaaaatgatgaatttagttatttaattaatagtgtAACACTAATACTACTACgtacaatattttattttatttttatgttaatcaTCTCTATAATAATGTCAgtctatttttgttttgtactaTCGTTTGAATTTTTGTGGTGATGTTTGCCTCATAATTAGTATCAAACAAATCATCAATAATATTGAGAGCGACGTTGACATGCTGGAGAGGTAATGAGCTacaaattgagagaaattaatttaatatctaTTTTGTACTTCATTTTTGGTTGGCCTCATTGCAATATGTTAGAAATTGTTAGGGAAAAATCCATTCTAATGGTGCTTTGGAAGTACccgatgttagaatatatatatatattaaataaaattccaaacaaaaaaaaattaaatgcttcttaagaaaatatttgcttgATTTGTTATGCATTGGGTTATACCAGTGCTTTTCCAAGATACAATGGAGTCTATAAAAACTTCTGaaccaaaagagagaaaaacatgaattttaaaACTAGCAAAAAGATTTTGAGAGAGACAAAAGAAGAGACAATTTATGTGCTTTAAAAATGGTTAGTGGACTATATGTAAGTGTCAATTTAGTAATTTTAATCACAATCACCCGATCGCATGATCATGATCTTCCAAAAATTAACGGTTATGAACTAATCGCTCCATCAAGGCATCATTAGTGGTGCACTAGAGCGAGCATACATACACGTATTGCTTGCTTTAAAGCAATAGCTTTAAACATATGGAATATTTAGTTGAGATGAAGGTGAATTACAGAGACAAAGTTTGGAGTGGTTTAACTTAAGAAACCTACATCTATCACTGGTAACTGCTAAGTACCCTATAGGGCTACATCTTCATTGtatttaattgaatgtgattgTATTATATTGTGTATTATTTAaggctgacaatttttgacataacctGCAAACCCTACATGAAATAAGCAAATTAGGGTTAAGATactcaactcatttaattaaatgagttgtgttagaattgacttatataattttgtatCCATACCAATTCATAGCCCGAACCCAATATGTAATATTtataattgacaattttttacacgacttgAACTCGACATATGAACACCAATTATTAACCCTAATACTTATTGAGAAACTAAGATAAGGTAAATAAGGAAAGAGGTGGAAAATAAGACAAAGTGtgccttttttattatttatttatttattcttacaTTGACTgtaatttagaaaaatattaaattaattatttggcaattttttttttttttccttttttaaccTCAGTTATAATGAATCGCACACAGCTTCTAGAAGATCAAGTCAATCTAATGATAGTTGTCTTGTGATTTCCTTGAAAAGTTTTACATCTTTAAAAGGGATAAAAGATGGGTATTGCTGACATTAAGCAAAAAACTGAAAAGGACAAGACTTGTAGATGAAGACAACCACCATTAAACACAAGCTCACCTTGTCAAATCCACCCCATGGAaccaaagaatcaaagaaacctCTAATGGGTCCAAGAATTTTCAAACTCTTCCCCTGGATTTGTCTCATTGAAACTTGAACACCTCTAGAGgccacatacacacacacacacagatatatatatatataaaactaattttGGATTATGTTAAGAGTGGTTATTAGCCAATCAAAGAAATAAGCCAATATTAAGGCCCACAACAATTGGCTTGGATAGTGAAGAAATACAGGAAGAGGGTTGGATGCAATGCATTAGGCCCCCTTGGATGCTAACCCACATATATCACATTGGCTATGCCTTCTTGATAGGGAAAACTGAGAAGGTTGTCAAGGAACAAATACAAAGGGTCAATGGTGTGAATTGATTCATCAAGAAACATTGAACTTTGGCGTCGTAGAGCGCCTGCTGTTTTGCATGTTAAAAGTGTATTTTATAGTcgatattttattttgttgcatattTAATGGTCTATATAGTGTgaatattttaaataacatgataAGGTATCATGTGACAATACATACATTGTCAAATCGATAAAATCTATTTTTGGCCACAAATTTCCAATAGTATGGTGTTTTCGCATCTCCTGTCATTTTTGGCTGAACCACTTTGGCCTACTTGAGTTTCTATCCACTCAATGCTTGTGGATAGTACACCATAAGAGTCCTAATCAGTTTTGAACCAACCCTTTGGTTGcccaaaatcaaatactattggATCAAACTCATTTATGATTCACCTGATATAGGTGCACTCAAAGGATTTAAGTAATTCTTTACAAATCAATGTAACAATTTACGTGATACTTACCATGCCAGTcattaaataatgaaatttattgttCAAAGTTCTTAAACAGCTTACCATTGAAAAATCTAAGTTTGTAGaacttcaaattcaaattacacGGATCAAGTAAAATAAAGCGGATTCATTTTATAGTCCACGTTAGATTGTGGAAGGCATTTTGATGGATGAGTTTCTCATGATGTTTAACAAGCTTTATCTCGTTTTGCAGCATGTTGATGAATGagtttccaaaattttatttccatTTCACAAGGATACGTCTAATCTTAATTCAAGGATCAAAGAAACACTGTTAGCAAGATCCTTAAAGCCAAGTGAACTGCATTAGATGCTCTGGAGTCAGGCTGAATGTATTTAAAAGAAACACTAGTAATAGTTGTAGTATCAGGAACAGTCATTAAAGCTGCTGGAAAAATGTTAGAACAGAGTCCTAGTAAACCAGAAATAATGAACGAGTGTAGTGTTtaaccaaaaacaaatcaaataccTGAACTCtccaaagttttcttccaaattgggttagaagaaatttcttctaacCCAAAAGCAAACCAAATATATGCAAAGTCGCCAAAGTTTTTTTTCCAACATTAAACTAACATGTAATCAAACGTTTATGGTACCACATAAAAATGGAATATAGTTGAGAAGGATGAGCGTTGGAGAGGGattgaaaaagtaaaatcaatacTCTTGCGATTCATAATAAGATCAAAAGGCCTTTGGGTTTGCACACATAGGACCTGATAATACCCACTATAAGGAAACTTCAAAACCTCATATTTAAtgtaaaagaacaaaatattacAACTAAAAACTTCTTGTCACATTATAATAACAGAAATGCTATTGTTTACTACCCCAGCGAAAATAAAGCAATCAAACCTGAGAATAAAGCAATCCAACCGATCCCTTTCTGTTGCCGCCATTGCCTACAGTGTAACACGAGCAAGTAGAACCTCTTGTGTAACTGTTCCGTCGATCGAAAATCAAACCACTAGGTCACTAGTGTTAAGTCTGCCTGGACTGAGCACCACCGTATCCATCACCATAACCTCCGGTGGCCTGTGACGGGTCAGATCTCCATCCTGAATTGGAGTACCCCGAATTTCCATTTGTCTCACCATAGCCACTTCCCATGTAGCCACCACCCATCCCATGTTGCTCCACTCCACTAACACCACCAGCATTGCTACTTGGGGCACTTCCAACACGCCCACCTGCAGCCCCATACCCACCAGAATAAGCAGCATCAACTCCACCATAATTACCATACCCATAACCTTGATTCCCATACCCAGAAGCCCCGCTTGGGGATTGACCCCTTGGAGCAGAAACAGGAGCACCACTACCTGGAGCACTCCAAGCCGCTGCAGCTCCATACCCTGCATTTCCCCCATAGCCTGATGCACCATAACCGGGACTTTGGTTGCTCCAAGCATTTTTCACTGCACCAGGACCCCCAGTTCCATAACTAGCATTAGGAGCATTAGGGTTTCCATATGCCCCCGTGGGACCACCATATCCAGTATTGGCGCTTCCGTAACCACTGACACTATAACCACCGTAACCAACTCCACTACTAGCTGCTCCATAACCATAACCTGGTCCACCATAGCCAGGATACAGTGAGAAACCACCTGCAGCAGTTTGAGGCTGCATATATCTACTGCCATCTGCTCGACCATCaaatgtatttgtatttgtactTGCACCATAACCTTGATAGCCCCCACCACGGCCACCGCCACTGGGATTTGCATCTTTAGGAAGGGCCCTTTTTACCTCAACCGATTTACCATTCAAGTCATGGAAGGTCTTCTGAAGAACTCTATCAACCGCATCCTCAGTGTCAAATGTTATGAAACCAAAACCACGAGGTCGTTGAGTATTCTGGTCATACATTATCACGACATCAGTTACTTGTCCATAGCTTTCAAAATACTGACGAAACCCATCTTCTGTCAAGTTGGAAGGCAACCCtccaacaaatatttttttagtcttAAAATTTCCTCCCCCTCCAGATGTTCTGCCAGCATTAAAATTTCCAGTTCTAGAGGAGGTCTGCTGTTCTTCTCTAGATAAAGCCCTTTTTGCCTCCACCTGTGAGGccaaaataaaacttaaacaGCTGAAGGGACATACTAAGTACAGGTGAAAAGCATAGATACAAGCATGTTGTTCATGTGTACATACAAGGATctaag
Protein-coding sequences here:
- the LOC132166304 gene encoding protein NRT1/ PTR FAMILY 5.2-like, which codes for MMATVEEKGPADGREDYTQDGTVDLKGRPISRSNTGGWRACSFIVGYEVFERMAYYGIASNLVQYLTTKLHEGTVKSSNNVTNWVGTVWMTPILGAYIADAHLGRYWTFVIASAIYLMGMTLLTLAVSVPALRPPSCSNGIKEEYCNKRASSLQVGIFYCALYIIAVGTGGTKPNISTMGADQFDDFEPKERTQKLSFFNWWMFSIFFGTLFSNTIVIYIQDNVGWSLGYGLPTVALLFSVLVFLVGTPLYRHKVAAESPLTRIGQVLVAAIRKWKVPVPNDPKELHELSLEDYAKTRKFRIDHTPSQRLLDKAAVKNGPSTPWLLCAVTQVEETKQMVKMIPVLIATFIPSAIIAQVSTLFIEQGTTLDRSMGPHFKIPPACLTAFVTIFMLISIPLYDRYFVPIVRRYTKNPRGITLLQRLGVGLVLHVIIMVIACLAERKRLSVARENHLFGKDDVIPLSIFILLPQFALMGVADAFVEVAKLEFFYDQAPEGMKSLGTSYFTSSLGIGHFLSGFLLTTVSDITKRHGHKGWILDNLNVSHLDYYYAFLAILSFLNSIFFLLVAKFFVYNVDVTESKRDIPMETSLSKSSSVYNETKTGLSR
- the LOC132166121 gene encoding heterogeneous nuclear ribonucleoprotein 1-like, which encodes MDSDEGKVFIGGIAWDTNEDTLREYFGQYGDVSQAVIMREKPTGRPRGFGFVVFSDPSVLDRVLQDRHTIDGRTVEAKRALSREEQQTSSRTGNFNAGRTSGGGGNFKTKKIFVGGLPSNLTEDGFRQYFESYGQVTDVVIMYDQNTQRPRGFGFITFDTEDAVDRVLQKTFHDLNGKSVEVKRALPKDANPSGGGRGGGYQGYGASTNTNTFDGRADGSRYMQPQTAAGGFSLYPGYGGPGYGYGAASSGVGYGGYSVSGYGSANTGYGGPTGAYGNPNAPNASYGTGGPGAVKNAWSNQSPGYGASGYGGNAGYGAAAAWSAPGSGAPVSAPRGQSPSGASGYGNQGYGYGNYGGVDAAYSGGYGAAGGRVGSAPSSNAGGVSGVEQHGMGGGYMGSGYGETNGNSGYSNSGWRSDPSQATGGYGDGYGGAQSRQT